A region from the Brassica napus cultivar Da-Ae chromosome C8, Da-Ae, whole genome shotgun sequence genome encodes:
- the LOC125591615 gene encoding uncharacterized protein LOC125591615, which yields MASSYFEKPQEEDDTFEDHIEDEPYVFVEPPPFDIRILTPDQRDELHRLQRMKENRDKTKRNLAQLIRIHLIRDRAEFEEREVTQYELDAACALNEVMYWAPPLQLEGIEISTLKLQLEEICLPCGENNISGLNSLVLMNECLDLICETKKLDELRIEKLVRDHIEVCFDKSYLCASFDLESEFFILDEPRPLLELPDLGDELDVDKLLLEIENPHAENYHENVNIVYYLIDGDRVDYFVKTSFEHVVDFVFPPNAFDSHDHLNLKEHFITHVISLVKLFEEKSVYFLWTVVCSFAYLVPCSWRRRTKGALAQPFDTYD from the coding sequence ATGGCTTCAAGCTACTTTGAGAAGCCACAAGAAGAGGATGACACATTTGAAGATCACATTGAAGATGAGCCCTATGTGTTTGTGGAGCCACCACCCTTTGATATACGCATACTCACACCAGACCAAAGGGATGAGTTGCATCGGCTTCAGAGAATGAAAGAGAATCGGGACAAGACAAAGAGAAACCTAGCACAACTTATCCGGATACACCTCATTAGGGACCGAGCAGAGTTTGAAGAAAGGGAGGTTACCCAGTATGAGTTAGATGCTGCTTGTGCCCTTAATGAGGTAATGTATTGGGCTCCACCACTCCAACTGGAAGGTATAGAAATTTCCACTTTAAAACTTCAACTCGAGGAAATATGCTTGCCTTGTGGTGAGAATAATATCTCTGGTCTTAATTCTCTTGTGCTCATGAATGAATGTCTTGATCTGATATGTGAAACTAAGAAACTAGATGAGTTGAGAATAGAAAAGCTTGTTAGAGATCATATTGAAGTTTGTTTTGACAAGAGCTATCTATGTGCTTCATTTGATCTTGAATCTGAGTTTTTCATTCTTGATGAACctagacctcttcttgaacTTCCTGATTTAGGGGATGAACTTGATGTGGATAAGCTCTTGCTTGAGATAGAAAACCCCCATGCTGAAAACTATCATGAGAATGTGAACATTGTGTATTATTTGATtgatggagatagagttgaCTACTTTGTTAAAACCTCATTTGAACATGTAGTTGATTTTGTGTTTCCACCTAATGCTTTTGATTCTCATGATCATCTGAACCTCAAGGAGCATTTCATAACTCATGTCATATCTTTAGTGAAGCTCTTTGAGGAAAAATCTGTCTATTTTCTATGGACAGTAGTGTGCTCCTTTGCATACTTGGTTCCTTGTTCTTGGAGGAGAAGGACCAAAGGTGCATTGGCTCAGCCTTTTGATACTTATGATTAG